CGGCGCTGGACGATGCCGCACTCAAGTTTGAGAAGTTACTTGCGCGATGGTACGGCGGAGATCATTTAGGAGCGAGTAGGAAATTTTCCTGATTCGAGTCGCATCATAAAACCGGCACGAATTATGCATTTTGCCTTTTGAATTTCTGGAGAGTTCCGATTTGTAAGCTGTGAAAATTCCAGGAGTTACATCATCATGCAGAATCCCAAGGAAGACCCGAAGCCCGCAATTCGGATATTACTAATCGATTTGAATCTCGAAACGGAAGCCTTAATCCAAAGCTATATCAGAAAAATCGAACATGCTCGCTTCCATCTCGATTCGACGACCGACCTCGGATGCGCTGCGGAATCGATACGGGAAAATCGACACGATATCTACCTACTTCATTTTTCCCCCGCCGGGACCAAACATCTGGATTTTTTGAAGGCCGTTCGAAAGGAGGGTTCCAAGAATCTCATCCTGACCCTTCTGGATACCGCCGACGAGAAAGCCGAACGGCTCTTAATGGAGGCCGGAGCGAATGATATTCTCGTCCAGGACCAGTTCGATTCGTCCGATTTGGATCGCACCATCCGCTATGCTTTACTTCAGAGGAAATCCGAAGCACAGCTGGAACGCCTGATCCAAGAAAGGACGCTCGAGCTGGCATTTGCCAATCAGACATTGCTGCTAGCGGATAAGCGGAAAAACGAATTTCTGGCTAGTCTGGCTCATGAACTTCGAAATCCCCTCACGCCCATCCAAAATGCGCTGGAAGTTATCCAAAATTCCAGCCAGCAACCTGGCCAAGTGGAGAAAGCGCGAGGAATCATCGAACGCCAATTGCAGGATCTGATTCGCTTAATCGACGACTTTCTCGTCA
The genomic region above belongs to Telmatocola sphagniphila and contains:
- a CDS encoding ATP-binding response regulator, translated to MQNPKEDPKPAIRILLIDLNLETEALIQSYIRKIEHARFHLDSTTDLGCAAESIRENRHDIYLLHFSPAGTKHLDFLKAVRKEGSKNLILTLLDTADEKAERLLMEAGANDILVQDQFDSSDLDRTIRYALLQRKSEAQLERLIQERTLELAFANQTLLLADKRKNEFLASLAHELRNPLTPIQNALEVIQNSSQQPGQVEKARGIIERQLQDLIRLIDDFLVISRITRNKLTLQSEQLDLADVLNHSLETNQPLIDKAHLKIEKNFQEGDCFVYGDRMRLEQIFGNLLNNAIKFNRPHGKITLSVKAEKKQYVTRIADTGIGIPRLELQALLASTRSEAFKPNHTSNGLGLGLTLVKKLVEMHGGSVSIQSAGKDQGTEAIVRLPKWTRCEESSASSKSATKGAL